ttgttGATCTGTAAATTTTGCTTTTTTGTTTTCAACAAGCATTCAGTTGTTTTCTGTTGCTATGTTATTGCAATTATCGCGTTATGGATCTATTTAAATCCATGTATGTTTATGTTgttgaaatatacttttaacttaaatatgaatatttttcgttggtaatatttaataaaattggcgttgttaaattttaatgtatcatagtggatgaataaaacattaaaaaattcgcaattaattatttgatgtgATGCTTACAAACATTTTGAGCAATAGTTTTGTATGTTCAagaaaaaattttgataaatgtatttcCATTagatcgaaaaataaatatagctattgtaacagtaaaataaaatgatacttttttattctatttcatgtgatattttatatattttcagataAAAGGCCAGTTTCACATGAATTTTCCGAATCAGATTCAGACGACGCGcggtatgtttatttataattacaacatGTTTCAACAATTagttttcattttgaaatttcaacatattttaacaattaatttttaaaacaaaatatcaaatcaCGAGTATCGTTTCAAAGAAAACCTTATgtgagaaaatttaatttacgctTTTATATTACAGATCCGGATACTTGGTCCCGATATCTAAAGAAActtaaatttttgattataatttgaatataatttgaattataattcttaACATGACTATGCTATTCGGTAACATCAGCGAGAATTCAAAATATCTCTACTAAGGATATAATTTagaacaataaagtataaacttGGATATGCGGTACTTCACTGGACACATTACATAGCGAAGAAAAAAGGATTAATCATCAATCAAGAGAATTTCACCAGTCATCGCAGAATAATTTCaacgttatataaaattgttcttttattttttatctgtgtcgTTGTCGGTGAAAAACCACCCTAGTTTAAGTTACCCTGAAGTACACGGGgtctagaataaataataaatgtaaaaataattcaaaaggcGGTATTATTGTTAGTCTTTtgaatctttattataaaatatacatatataaaacattcaaactattatgtaacattttattgctgcttatatattatttttgtcaacattcataaaaatatctcgtatgtcaattatttttcggtaaatatatttgatgttaCTGCGGAATATATCATTctataacctattccaatggaagaaaGAATAAAGATGAACAAACCCTAAATTTAAGTATCCCATGCAATTTGATAATAGCTCagatatattgtacactactagtatttatttagtaatatatacttatattatcgGGCACTATTCTTCATAAATACCTATATCCAATtgaattttacttacaataacGGCTTCGTCGCAGTTCAAAACGTCATTTATTCGCAAATCCatgatgaatatcatagattacatTCAACGTTCGACCAATCATATCGCATCGATTCGAGGTCAAGTGTTGATTATTTGTCTTTTGTCCTCTTctaattggaataggctatgtattatgtttatatttttcatgacaaaagttattttatccCAGCAAGCTTCTTCAGATTCATGTCGTCATTGAGACATTAAAAGTAGGacttttttttggaaaataatattttatatacatttaatatgagatattatgttacaaaatcTAGGAATGGCGTACGACGTGTCAATTACATTTAAAGCTACGTTTCGAATTATTGTACCGAGATATTCAGAAGTTATTCTTATATACACAGTTGATGTtagtcatttattattaaatctctGTTAACTACGATATTCGCCAAGTAATCTCATGCGTTTTTAGTCTATGCAGTCAAAGATAACCTCAATGATCGAAGCTGGGACAAtccttattattacttatattattatatttaagcattttctgtgatattttttcatttaaattgtgttaatCAGtcattatcattgtttttttgtttaacagtACATGTATTATTTGCTAAATAATGCTAAATATTGATTAGTAAAtgaatgtaagtatttaattgatgtctatacataaacaatataataataatgttaaacaaaaatgtaatcattattaattcatatattaatgtttagtcACGATATAAATGTTgaacatttatattgttaaggTTATGGAAAGTGATGAAAATGGATATGTATTCAGGGtcaggatataaaattatttaaaatatttaataaataaatgtaaaacatctttaaagatataataaagtattaaacacttctgtatttcattttatttgccaTAGGACAATCTCCTGGTGCGACAACGTCAGTGATCAACGCttacgggttcgattcccgtgTATGATTCCACAGACAATGTACTTTTATAGTCATGGTCCTCTAAGAACATGCAATACAAACATATGCGTTTGTTTGTAGATTGTTTCTTTCATAGAAATTCATCTCcaaatgcatattatattattttacacagaTGTCCGGGGCTTAAAAGAAAGGATGCGACCCTGGGGCCGTGGACACCTGAAGTGGGGCCTCACGTTTCCTACTTCAGACGGCCTTGAGGAGGACGGCAGCCGGGATGGCCTCGTGCTGCCAGTTGCACTAGCGAGGAATGCCAGGGGCGACATCACCGGAGCGGAGCACGGCATGGGAGGGGCCGCGGATATCGACATAATCCCGTAGCCTCTCCAATCCCTGCTGAAGACGGCTatcgcagtggttttagtgggtaggaatcccacataacctggtttttattgttactttcaTTGGAGATTCAGCAGTAGCAGTATGATTTGTAAAGgcgttaacaaaataaaaccgttaattactaaaaaatattcctaatattgaaaaatagagctttgtttatttcttttttgttatgtaatttCAGCGTCAGGTTAAGTTAATCttctttatttatgaaaattaccagttaatacaaataatacattaacattaagcTAATGTggattataacttaaattatacgttaaaatgtatctatttatCCGATCCCcgttctattaaatatttttattaatgacatgATAATGAGggacatttttgttaaaatatactatacaagGGTAATAGAAACATTACGagtgaaattataattacgtaatatttgtTCATATAAGTTTGGTAACATTGTTTTATCCATTACTCTTCACAAACGAATGACATGCGTGGAAATGCTGCTTTCGCGAGTATTGATTTTGCATCCCGAGACTCCAGTTGAGTGTTTAGTTTCGCTGTGTAAGAATAGTTTTCTAAAAAGAAGTGGTAGCACACAATAAAAGGCAATTATGGTGCGTTATTAAtagtgttttttaaatagtgatTAAATTAccgttttatacattaaatattaatatcgagCCAATATTTTTCAAGGATCAGCCAAGTGGGAGTAGCGCAAGCTTTGCAGCGGAAGCAATGGATGCGGATGTTGCGAAGAGCTCGAACTTGGTAAGAAGAGCATCTTCTCTTGATAGAGCTGGTAGATCGAGACGATCCGAGGTAGACGCAAACAAAGACCAGTGTTTTGCTAAAAATATACAGTCTCTGATCGTGGAGTGTGAAATGAGGATAAGGGGTTATTTAAAACTCCAACGCTTAGCAACAGCTGCTCAGGATTATAACATATTTGATGTCGATGATGACTCCTCAAATAGCAGCAACATCAGTCTCAACAGCAGCGCTGAGAATATCTTTGCTGATACCATCGCACCACGGCCAAGATTCCAGAGGAAAGAAAAATCAACAATTGGGTCATGGCTTTTTTTGTCTTCTGTGGAAGGAGGTTGGAGCTACGAAAATACGAAGAGCTTTCTTTTAAAAGTAGTAAGTATTCTAATgaactatttctttaaaattctaACATATATCGCAAGCACAAATATTATATCTGATCCATTTAAAATCGATTTGCttacgtaaaatatacattaggtgttcaaatgtaaaaacaataattttataattaaagctgCCCCAAAATGGTCCCTGAAATCAATAATTGCGCTAGAAGcacaagtatatttatttgattggtgGGAAAGAGCATAATATCTTATAACTTCACCAATTTCATGTTTAATGAATTtgtttaaacaaagaaaaaaatggaattctaggttctaaactaaaatttttgtacaatttatagTATGGAGTGAAATGTCTAAGAAGTAGAACTTTATCAGACAGGCTTGCCATGGAAGGAGATTTCAAAGCCATCGTTAAATTTAGAACTAGCGAGGAACTAAATCGAATCGTTATGAGCTTAAAACATAGAAAAATtactgataaatttatatttttatcattcggTAAGATAGTTTCAACAGTTTCCATTGCGCatgtattgatttttaagttACGTCACAGAATACATAATAGTGTTAcgtgatgtttatttttatttctctttgtacatttttattgcttttttgaaaactattttaaagaaaatatatggaTCATATAAATTCCTAGgcttgaaaattaaaacaaaataaattgcaaaattactgataaatttaaatggcAAAGCGATGGAATTATATTATGAAGATATGTTGAACAGCACATCTGTCTTGTTCGTTTACATCAACGATTCGTTCATTATCATGCTTTGTTAATGCGattcttgtattatttaatttaatgtgcaCCCATACATTTATTGTTGTAATCATCTATCTCatctaaagattttaaaatgtatgtttattgatCGATGTTGTTCGTAGAAACCTATGTCTGGAATGTGTGTATTCTTCCCGGATATTTGCGATTTAATCTtgcacaataataaaaaaaaaacctgcatgtgaatATTTGTAcgcaaatataattacaaacataataaaaataacaaattttgtttGTTGGTAAGGCTCAATTTTTTGACGAATTTGCATAATAGAGGTTACTACAGGATAACACAATTCAATTCACAGAGGAAATTATGTTGCACAATGAAATATGCAAGGCATAAAtaatttaggtatatatttattatttaaagttcgtCTTTTGTTTGCTGTTTTTGTTAACTTAATTGATTCTTGAGTGAAGACTCATTTAGTAtacttactattttatttttaatcagaatACGGATTTCTCGAATAGTCTTGTTGGTCTTTATTAGTATATGTACGAATTCATAACACTGCCAGATTAACCTTACAACTAAAGTGTCACACCTAATTGAAGTTTTGGGCATATCGGACTCCGATATGCCCAATAATTGGAGTAATTGAATGTACTGAAAATACTtactcattttattaaaattgtaccgttatattattaagattatataaagttcgattaaatttaactaaattagttaatagggttttataaaagaataatcaAGAATTTTTGAACAGTGACTTTATGGAAACATCAACAAATTGTATGAATCGAAAGCAATgatcttttaattttgaaatataaaatatcaaaaatattggaatttttaaattattattttttaaattagaattattaaaaaattgtttaatatttttttttagtacacCGTCCTCTTAAGTGTTTTTAGAAAAATCGTCAAAAGATTTGATCCTtgccatgtatatgtataattatatgtgttatagattaaatattcgTTAATGTCGTAAAATACAAACGGCTTTTGCTTAAAGAGATATAAAAAAGCTCATTTCGcgtaaacttaattatttatatcatgttGATGTTATTTCAGATAAAATGCCAATTCCATATGATGAATCAGATTCGGAGAGTGAAGAGGAGacaaggtatttaaaaaaatatattctttagaCAATACAGTAGTAAAAAAGCCAcgttaaaaagatatattgagttttaaatatatcttttgaaCTGAAAGAACAATGGCAGAAATCATATTCGTGAAAAATTTAACCATTTCAATATGtagtcaaaacaaaattatgttgACGACTTGACTTGTTTTTAGAATGTCGGTGAAGCTGTTatcaaattttagaaatataattaaagtggatataagtagtaaattgtaaaagtgtgtttggaatatgtaaatctgatTTTGCATTATCTTTactcctacttcgattggaataattGTTATACGTCTATTGTGAATTTTAAGTGTATAATTTGAGCCGCGTTGCGTTTTTAAACGCATTTACTTCGACTAATATCACTGCCAATGTTGTTTTGGTAGAAAATAacataaaggtaaataaaaaaaaaatatgtatgaatatgaaaataaagtgtATGCTTTTATTTTACAGGCTTAATCCCTTGTCCATGATCCCAAAGGGAATTTAAACATACAGATGAAAGCTGAGTCATCTTTATTACTGTTAGATCTTCGTGTCGTAGCTGTTTGGTGTCTATATACAAACTACTTCTTTCAGTATATAATGTTAATCCATCTTACCCAACGAAACGAAGTATTGGGAATTATATTGTCTCCAACTCGgcgtagatatatttaaaaaggaattAGGTGTCTAAATGAAGAAAGACTGCGTTTTAACACGGGAATGGCTAGAAGAAGCTTTCGAAGATGAGTGTAAGACTGAGAAATTAACCTTACAACAGAGTACGTGAGGTAGTATTCTaccttgatatatatatatatatatatatatattaaaaagaatttaCTTGTATTCTTTTGAAAATTTACATGACTTCTCTTTGGATACGATTAGAAATTGTTTTGCAAGGTTTCAACATGTGATTTTCacactataaaattattctaacaCAATTGTAacgaatatcaatattattgttagCTACGATGTTTAATCTGTGagcattttatgttttataacatatactTACATACTATTATGTTCTATATAGCGTTTCTTACagataaaagaaatattgtattagaatttattacattttaattcgcTTCGAGATAAAATGGTATTTATTGTcagcatatattatattaataaggcaTTAAATGCAagaaattagtaatattatctGTACGAATTTGTTCTTCATCTACGtcgaattttcttaataataataagtatttattagtcAATACTGTGTAGTATTTACTCAAGTAGTGTTCGTAGATATTTAGAAGGTATTAACTGTTTTAgttgagatattttaaaaacttacacgaatatataatacatattatataatatgtactttcATATATCAATAGCACTAAAAATCCTTCattgatgttttattaaatgtgtagTTTTAATCCAATACTGTTTTTGaaattcaatacaattcaatattaaatattcttatcaaaaaaaaatacaaatttaaaaaatcaagaaaaaaatacgtaaatacattaaatgattCGATGTTGTATTCgattgttttattcatttttccATCTTccctatacattttttttactttaaaagtattgcattaaataaatgtcagcaaaaaatattaaacaaaagtcTATTCCCGGTTATACCTACGTCTGATATAACAATCTGAGTCTTGGGACCTAGGACATGTGATATTACTAAATAACCGAAATATAAATTTGCGTTGCATACATTGACATGAGATTAGTTTTTCTGTGCTTGCGTGGAGTCAATAAATAGACTTGCATAATAATCGATAACCTATACAAATCAAAAAGTAAACCCATTTATCGTTTAACAATGTAAAAATGTTGAAATCTTCtcttattaattttgtcatCGAGCTATCCCAATATTTTCGACATTGTCCTTGTTGAACCTCCATCCTTCGTTTTCGTTTTTTACGACATTACAAATAACTCTCTTTCATATTGGATGtggtagatattatatattttttgattccCTTATCCAAGATAACAAAAAGAGACGATCAAATAATGGTAATGAGTGTATATGTTTATGAAACTTAAGTTAGAggtgaaaacaatattaaagataaatgaaaaaCTTGCAGCATATTAAGGCCGCGTTATGCTCCAGTGTCGTATTGGAAATTGCACAACAGTAAAAGCATCGAAATTAAATCCAGTAATCAAGTCAGTTTGCTATAATTACATcgcttatattaatttataccatTGTAGGGAAATGGACTGCGACTGGAAAAAATTGAAGCgaacaaacgatccaaatattcgtgtcttattccaaattaaaGGCAAatgatactattataaaaataactatttaacgACCAAATAATAATCTCCACTGCTATTTTATCTGCATGTATGAACAAATGCTAAATGTCCAAATATTTAACGACCCATTAGAACAAAATTTCACATGCGTAACTTTGTAAATGAGTAAGGAATCGCAATACTTCTTGCAGAACTATGATTTACTCATCACAGATTTACTCATCTACCATGTTACATTAGTTAATTTCGCGTAATTAGAGGACGCGCCTAATACTTCGAATATTGTCGACACCAATTTTTTTATGAGGTTCGGAATCAAGGCTTACTTCTTTACCAGCTTTCA
This genomic window from Vanessa atalanta chromosome Z, ilVanAtal1.2, whole genome shotgun sequence contains:
- the LOC125075990 gene encoding uncharacterized protein LOC125075990, whose product is MDQPSGSSASFAAEAMDADVAKSSNLVRRASSLDRAGRSRRSEVDANKDQCFAKNIQSLIVECEMRIRGYLKLQRLATAAQDYNIFDVDDDSSNSSNISLNSSAENIFADTIAPRPRFQRKEKSTIGSWLFLSSVEGGWSYENTKSFLLKVYGVKCLRSRTLSDRLAMEGDFKAIVKFRTSEELNRIVMSLKHRKITDKFIFLSFDKMPIPYDESDSESEEETRLNPLSMIPKGI